A single window of Aestuariirhabdus haliotis DNA harbors:
- the cobI gene encoding precorrin-2 C(20)-methyltransferase, translating to MTKVRGTFWGVGVGPGAPDLLTLRAVRAIASADLLIYIQNPRGFSLGRHIAREALALPERNPNQAELPIVLNMSKDRTLINEQYDQAADTISQHLSQNLTAVFLCEGDPLFFGSFIYLQNRLQKKHRCRVVPGITSINAASAETGIPLTLIDESLAVLSSRSSDNEIEQALQQFHSLALLKAGPHLPRLLELLEKKGRLADGVYLERIGHDDQHIEYDLTKLQGHIGPYFSLLLVTRQERPLR from the coding sequence ATGACTAAGGTTCGAGGAACCTTTTGGGGTGTAGGCGTGGGCCCGGGTGCTCCCGACTTGCTCACTTTGCGAGCCGTTCGAGCCATCGCTTCGGCCGACCTGCTGATATATATTCAGAACCCGCGAGGCTTCTCACTGGGCCGTCATATTGCACGGGAAGCATTGGCGTTACCGGAACGGAACCCGAATCAAGCCGAGTTGCCGATCGTCCTTAACATGAGTAAGGATCGCACTCTGATTAACGAGCAATACGATCAAGCAGCGGACACCATCAGCCAGCACCTTAGCCAAAACCTGACGGCGGTGTTTCTTTGTGAGGGAGACCCCCTGTTTTTTGGCTCTTTTATCTATTTGCAAAACCGCCTGCAAAAAAAGCACCGTTGTCGTGTTGTACCCGGTATCACATCGATCAACGCTGCCAGTGCGGAAACCGGAATCCCCCTAACCTTAATCGATGAAAGCCTGGCTGTGCTCAGCTCACGCTCCAGTGATAATGAGATTGAACAGGCTCTGCAACAATTTCATAGCCTGGCCCTGTTAAAAGCCGGCCCCCATCTTCCCCGGCTACTTGAGCTTCTGGAAAAAAAGGGTCGCTTAGCTGATGGCGTCTATCTGGAACGTATTGGCCATGACGACCAACATATCGAATACGACCTGACAAAACTGCAGGGCCACATCGGCCCCTACTTCTCTCTTCTACTAGTGACTCGGCAGGAGCGTCCACTGCGATGA